The proteins below come from a single Eucalyptus grandis isolate ANBG69807.140 chromosome 3, ASM1654582v1, whole genome shotgun sequence genomic window:
- the LOC120292166 gene encoding LOW QUALITY PROTEIN: 4-coumarate--CoA ligase 2-like (The sequence of the model RefSeq protein was modified relative to this genomic sequence to represent the inferred CDS: inserted 5 bases in 4 codons) produces MEAKPSEQPREFIFRSKLPDIYIPDNLSLHAYCFENISEFAERPCVINGATGQTYTYAEVELISRRVSAGLNGLGVGQGDVIMLLLQNCPEFVFAFLGASYRGAISTTANPFYTPGEIAKQASAARAKIVITQAAFADKVRPFAEENGVKVVCIDTAPEGCLHFSELMQADENAAXAADVKPDDVLALPYSSGTTGLPXGVMLTHRGQVTSVAQQVDGDNPNLYFHKEDVILCTLPLFHIYSLNSVMFCALRVXAAILIMQKFEIVALMELVQRYRVTILPIVPPIVLEIAKSAEVDQYDLSSIRTIMXGAAPMGKELEDTVRAKLPNAKLGQGYGMTEAGPVLAMCLAFAKEPFEIKSGACGTVVRNAEMKIVDPETGASLARNQAGEICIRGHQIMKGYLNDPEATANTIDKEGWLHTGDIGYIDDDDELFIVDRLKELIKYKGFQVAPAELEAMLIAHPSISDAAVVPMKDEVAGEVPVAFVVKSNGSVITEDEIKQYISKQVVFYKRINRVFFTDAIPKAPSGKILRKDLRAKLASGVYN; encoded by the exons ATGGAGGCGAAGCCGTCGGAGCAGCCCCGCGAGTTCATCTTCCGGTCGAAGCTCCCCGACATCTACATTCCCGACAACCTCTCCCTCCACGCCTACTGCTTCGAGAACATCTCCGAGTTCGCTGAACGCCCCTGCGTCATCAACGGGGCCACCGGCCAGACCTACACCTATGCCGAGGTCGAGCTGATCTCCCGCCGGGTCTCAGCCGGCCTCAACGGGCTCGGCGTCGGCCAGGGCGACGTGATCATGCTGCTCCTCCAGAACTGCCCTGAGTTCGTGTTCGCATTCCTCGGCGCGTCCTACCGGGGCGCCATCAGCACGACCGCGAACCCGTTCTACACCCCGGGCGAGATCGCCAAGCAGGCCTCAGCTGCCCGGGCCAAGATCGTGATCACGCAGGCCGCGTTCGCCGACAAGGTGAGGCCGTTCGCGGAGGAGAACGGGGTGAAGGTCGTGTGCATCGATACCGCGCCGGAGGGCTGCCTGCACTTCTCGGAATTGATGCAGGCGGACGAGAACGCCG CCGCGGCGGACGTCAAGCCGGACGACGTCTTGGCGCTCCCCTATTCGTCGGGCACGACGGGGCTCCC AGGGGTGATGCTTACGCACAGGGGTCAAGTGACCAGCGTGGCGCAGCAGGTCGACGGAGACAACCCCAACTTGTACTTCCACAAGGAGGACGTGATCCTGTGCACGCTCCCGTTGTTCCACATATACTCCCTCAACTCGGTGATGTTCTGCGCGCTCCGTG GCGCCGCCATCCTGATCATGCAGAAGTTCGAGATCGTGGCGCTGATGGAGCTCGTGCAGCGGTACCGGGTGACGATCCTGCCCATTGTCCCGCCGATCGTGCTGGAGATCGCCAAGAGCGCCGAGGTGGACCAGTACGACCTGTCGTCGATCCGGACCATCA TCGGTGCGGCCCCGATGGGGAAGGAGCTCGAGGACACCGTGCGAGCCAAGCTGCCGAATGCCAAGCTCGGACAG GGCTATGGGATGACGGAGGCGGGCCCGGTGCTGGCAATGTGCCTGGCATTTGCAAAGGAGCCGTTCGAGATCAAGTCAGGCGCATGCGGGACCGTCGTGAGGAACGCGGAGATGAAGATCGTCGACCCGGAGACAGGGGCCTCGCTCGCGCGGAACCAGGCCGGCGAGATCTGCATCCGGGGTCACCAGATCATGAAAG GTTATCTGAACGACCCCGAGGCGACCGCGAATACCATAGACAAAGAAGGGTGGCTGCACACCGGCGACATCGGCTACATAGACGATGACGACGAGCTCTTCATTGTCGATCGGTTGAAGGAACTCATCAAGTACAAGGGCTTCCAGGTTGCTCCGGCCGAGCTAGAGGCAATGCTGATTGCACACCCAAGTATCTCGGATGCCGCTGTTGTGCC GATGAAGGATGAGGTTGCCGGTGAGGTTCCTGTTGCATTCGTGGTGAAATCCAATGGTTCCGTAATCACCGAGGACGAAATCAAGCAATACATCTCGAAGCAG GTCGTGTTTTACAAGAGGATCAACCGGGTTTTCTTCACGGACGCAATTCCGAAAGCCCCCTCCGGCAAAATCTTGAGGAAGGACCTAAGAGCAAAGTTGGCCTCCGGTGTTTACAATTAA